The Acidobacteriota bacterium genomic interval TGACGCGATAATGCGAGATCGTCTGGCCCAACAACGGGATGGCGTAGCCATGGGCGGGAATGTTAGGGGCGCTGCGAAGGCAAGTCAACTACTCTTTCCAAAGTAGAGGGAAAAGGGGATCGCTGTGCATAACACAAAAGAATCGCCCAGATCAGGCCGTCCCCTTTTGGTCCTCGGAAACCGCCGATGCTAGGGCACCCACTTTTTCTCCCGGCTAGGCCACCCGCCGGCGAATGCTGCCTACATACTCGAGCCAGTCGCGGCGGCTCGAGCCGCCGCGGTCTCGCGCTCCTTGATGTCGAGAAAAAGAAGCGTATTCAGCGTTCCAAAGACCACGGCAACCAGCGGAGCAACCAGGAGCAAGCAAAATCTGGAAACGAGTTTCGCTGCCTCTTGGTTTGCCAGACCAAGGGCAAAGATCGCGAAGAAGATCAGTATTGCGGTGAGCAGCAGCCCACCACCAAGGGCAAGCACTGCGCCTCTAGATTGCCGTACTAACGCGGCGCTCCGCCGCCACGCTGAGCGCATCCCTTTCCCTTCGAGCATGATTGCCGGGACGGCAAAGGTGGTGATCGCAAGCACCGCCAATCCGGGAAGCACAAAGACTTGAAACCCAAGAGTGGCTAACATTCCCACCGCAAACGATAGAGCGACCAAGCGACCCAGAGCCCGCACCACTCTCTGAAGCGCGCTACCAAACGACAGCTCCGTTCCTTCCTGCTCGGCAGAGACAATCTCGGAAATGCCGGCCAAGGCCAGCATCGGTGAAAGAAAAAAATAGGATATGTAGGAAAGTATCCAGGTAGATTTCATGAGCCAGCTCATGCTTTTCCAAACCTGGATCGGATCCAAGGAACCATCGGAGGCGGTAGATCCTGTCGTTCGTACCAGTAACATCAGCCCTGCGAAACTCAATGCGAACGGCCACAAGGAGACTCCAAACAACACTGTTCCCCGCCGCCCAATAATGCTCGCGGCACGCCCAATCAGCGAAGCGCTCCCAGTCGCCATTAGGCCGCCAGTGTATGTCGCGAAACGAAAATGTCAAGGCCGGATGCTCTACCCTCTGGGGGTTCAAGGGTGGGGTTGCGAGAATATATCGAGTTCGTGGTCTGGGGCAGTTCCGTTTTGGATAGATTCGCAATAAAGTTAGCAAGAGTCTTAAGTCTGAACGTGTGGCTATCCACCTTTGGCGAAACCAGCGAAGGACGGAACACCCGCACAGAGGTCGAGTTTCATTATGGAATATCTGATTGGGTTGATATTGGCTTTGGCGGTGGCTGGCTTCGCGGCGGTTTTGGGCTTTGACCGCGAGCGGGTCTTCTATCCGACGCTGCTGATCGTAATTGCCTCATACTATGCGTTGTTTGCCGTGATGGGAGCTTCTGTGCGAACACTCGTCATGGAAAGTGTCATCGCCGGTGGCTTCCTGGTTCTTGCGGTGGTCGGTTTCAAACGAAGTTTGTGGTTCGTAATCGCCGGCCTCATCGGGCACGCAGCCTTTGACTTCTTCCATCACTTGTTCATTGGAAATCCTGGAGTACCGCCGTGGTGGCCGGGTTTCTGTTTAGCATTCGATGCGACTCTGGGTGTCTTGTTGGCCATGCGCGTCATCAGGGAAGCCGCCCCGCAACGATAGAATGTCGATCATGCGGCGGATCTTACTCTGGGTAATTCTTCTCTTTTCCCTTGCCCCGGGTCGTGCATTTTCCCAGGGCGTGGCCATCACCTTCGATGATTTGCCGCTGAACGGCGAATTGCCGCCGGGCGTGACGCGAGTGCAAATCGTCAAGGATGTGCTCGCGATACTGAAGCAGCGCAAGACGCCTCAGGTTTTTGGTTTTGTGAATGCCAACAAGCTTGAGAATAATCCGGATGCAGCGGCTGCCTTGGCGGAGTGGGTCGCGGGTGGGGAGCGCGTCGGCAATCACACCTACTCCCACATGAATCTCCAGCAGAATACGGCGGAGGCATTCGAGCGCGATCTGGCTCAGGACGAGCCCGTTTTGGAACTGCTTTCTCCCGCAAATGATTGGCACTGGTTGCGCTATCCATTTCTTCGCGAAGGCGACACCATGGAGAAGCGCCGCGCCGTCCGAGGGTATCTGCGCGATCGCGGATACAAGATCGCACAGGTCACCCTCGACTATGAGGACTACGCCTGGAATACTCCGTACGCTCGCTGCGCGGCGAAGCGGGACGCACGATCGATGGAGTGGCTTATCTCGAATTACCTGAGCATCGCGTCGGCTTACATCGATGGCGATCGCGCCATGGCTAAGCTCGTTTACGGACACGATATCAACCATGTCCTGTTGTTGCATCTGGGCGCATTCAGCAGCACGATCCTGCCGCAACTTCTGGACATGCTGCAGGAAAAGCGCATGCGTCTCATAACGCTCGAGGAAGCAGAGAGCGATCCTGCTTACCAGATCGATCCTGATGTCCCAACCTCACGATTCGGCGATTCGTTGCTCGAGCAGATGATGAACGTGAAGAAGCTGCCTTACCCAAAGCTCCCGCCGAAGCCGTTCAAAGAACTGGAGAGCATCTGCCGTTAGAAGTGAATGCAGATCGCTGGTGCGAGATTTGTCCAGAGCGGTCGGCGAAGAGCTGAGTCCCACCTTCTATCCGCTGTCCCCCATTCTTCGGCTCCGCAAGCTGCGACTCCGATGTTCACATTCAGACGCACGTGTTCGGAATTGAACAATCTTGAAAGCGAATCCGTGTATCAGTTTCAGTTGGAGCTGTCTGCTGAGAGTGACTTAAGCGGATTTTCCTATTGATTCTCTATAGGTCGCTAACCTATCCTCCTACAGAACGTCGATAGGAGCGTGCACGTGGCGCCTGAACAAACCGCATTACTGCAGGGAACTCTGGATCTGCTCATTTTGAAATCTCTCGCGCTTGACCAGATGCATGGACTGGGAATTGCAAGACGGGTTGAGCAGATTACCAGGGGAACTTTTCAAGTAAAGCCCGGATCGCTTTTTCCTGCTTTGCACCGCATGGAAGAAGAAGGCTGGGTAACGTCGGAATGGGGCGAGTCGGAGAACAACCGCCGAGCGAAGTACTACCGGCTTACGAAAACTGGACGCAAACAACTCGAGACTGAAAGTGAGCGCTGGAGTCGCATTTCGCTAGCCATCGCCCAGGCGCTGGCAAGTTCTTAAATCAAGGAGGATGCCATGAAGAGAAGGGAACTACTCAAGAACGCGGCAATGTTTGGTTTCGCGTCAGCCATGCCGCTGTCGGTGGCAAAGCTCAATTCCATTGTGGAGGCAGCACCAGAACGGAACACGCCGCCGCCGACTGCGAATCCGTTGCAACCGCCAAAAGAAGGGAGCATCCCAGTGGCTTTCGTG includes:
- a CDS encoding polysaccharide deacetylase; the encoded protein is MRLWVSCWPCASSGKPPRNDRMSIMRRILLWVILLFSLAPGRAFSQGVAITFDDLPLNGELPPGVTRVQIVKDVLAILKQRKTPQVFGFVNANKLENNPDAAAALAEWVAGGERVGNHTYSHMNLQQNTAEAFERDLAQDEPVLELLSPANDWHWLRYPFLREGDTMEKRRAVRGYLRDRGYKIAQVTLDYEDYAWNTPYARCAAKRDARSMEWLISNYLSIASAYIDGDRAMAKLVYGHDINHVLLLHLGAFSSTILPQLLDMLQEKRMRLITLEEAESDPAYQIDPDVPTSRFGDSLLEQMMNVKKLPYPKLPPKPFKELESICR
- a CDS encoding PadR family transcriptional regulator; protein product: MAPEQTALLQGTLDLLILKSLALDQMHGLGIARRVEQITRGTFQVKPGSLFPALHRMEEEGWVTSEWGESENNRRAKYYRLTKTGRKQLETESERWSRISLAIAQALASS